One Verrucomicrobiota bacterium DNA segment encodes these proteins:
- a CDS encoding SLC13 family permease, giving the protein MFAASLTEFLPAWWDQAVVGALILVVFLGFMREWFTPDLLAISGMFLLLALGILPLEKGLGAFSNSAPLIVACMFVLSAALDKTGVIEALGRGFEAWSQGKPLRILALIIVIVGPLSGFVNNTPVVVVFLPILLKLCRKHDLIASRFLIPLSYAAIAGGTCTLIGTSTNIIAAEIAAESGLTPFRMFDITLLGLIYLTVVAAYLLTVGRRLLPDRITLSTLFDADEHREYLTQAYIRKNHTLDGVSYADSPLAKLRTIRLIEVIRNGRVVATPLNHLVFEAGDQLVMKGRMEGVMKVSETEGMEVESETEMGLGSVRTESAVLMEGMVGPDSRLTGKTLKELHFRQRYGVLILAVHRQGENLRDRFENTKLEFGDTVLVQGPADKMRKLFDERDFINLSAAEGFADRQEKAPWAIVALAAFILLGAFSTVPTVVIAFGVMLLTLFAGCLTAKEAYDAIDWRILFLIFGMIAIGMAVDVTGLANTIGSWLVAAVGGAPNPFVVVAVVYLTTSIMTEIISNNAVAAVFTPIVLEIGKALEWENPLGLVVAVMFGASASFSTPIGYQTNTFVYGAGGYRFSDFFRVGIPLNLLLWMTATIAIPLLWPLG; this is encoded by the coding sequence ATGTTCGCGGCCTCTCTTACGGAATTTCTTCCAGCTTGGTGGGATCAGGCCGTGGTGGGCGCGCTCATTCTGGTGGTCTTCCTCGGCTTCATGCGCGAATGGTTCACGCCCGATCTTTTGGCGATTTCGGGGATGTTTTTGCTTTTGGCGCTCGGGATTTTGCCGCTCGAGAAAGGGCTGGGTGCCTTCAGCAATTCGGCCCCGCTCATCGTGGCCTGCATGTTTGTCCTGAGCGCGGCTCTCGATAAAACGGGAGTCATCGAGGCCCTCGGCCGTGGCTTTGAAGCTTGGTCGCAGGGCAAGCCTCTTCGCATCCTGGCGTTAATCATTGTCATCGTGGGGCCGCTTTCGGGCTTTGTGAACAATACTCCGGTCGTGGTGGTCTTTCTCCCCATCCTACTGAAGCTGTGTCGGAAACATGATTTGATCGCTTCCCGGTTTCTCATTCCGCTTTCCTATGCCGCCATCGCCGGAGGCACTTGCACGCTCATTGGCACCTCGACCAATATCATCGCGGCCGAGATCGCGGCCGAGAGTGGCTTGACGCCTTTCCGGATGTTCGACATCACGCTCCTGGGTCTGATTTATCTGACGGTGGTGGCGGCCTACCTCCTGACGGTGGGGCGTCGCTTGCTCCCCGATCGGATCACTCTCTCCACGCTCTTCGACGCGGACGAGCACCGGGAATACCTCACCCAAGCCTACATTCGCAAGAACCACACGCTAGATGGGGTCAGCTACGCGGACTCCCCCCTGGCCAAGCTTCGAACGATCCGCTTGATCGAAGTCATCCGAAATGGGCGAGTGGTGGCCACTCCGCTCAACCACTTGGTGTTTGAAGCGGGCGACCAGCTCGTTATGAAGGGCCGCATGGAAGGGGTCATGAAGGTCTCGGAGACCGAGGGCATGGAGGTGGAGTCGGAGACGGAAATGGGTCTGGGAAGCGTCCGCACGGAGTCAGCTGTGCTCATGGAGGGCATGGTGGGCCCAGACTCGCGCTTGACTGGGAAAACGCTCAAAGAGCTGCATTTCCGGCAGCGGTACGGGGTGCTCATCCTGGCTGTTCATCGCCAGGGAGAGAATCTGCGGGACCGCTTCGAGAACACCAAGCTGGAGTTTGGCGATACGGTCCTGGTGCAGGGACCTGCTGACAAGATGCGCAAGCTCTTCGATGAGAGGGACTTCATCAACTTGAGTGCGGCGGAGGGCTTTGCCGACCGACAGGAAAAGGCGCCCTGGGCCATCGTGGCCTTGGCCGCTTTCATTCTTTTGGGAGCCTTCTCCACCGTGCCCACGGTGGTCATCGCTTTCGGGGTCATGCTCCTGACTCTTTTTGCGGGCTGCCTCACGGCGAAGGAGGCCTACGACGCGATTGATTGGCGGATTCTCTTTCTGATTTTCGGGATGATCGCGATCGGGATGGCGGTCGATGTGACCGGCCTGGCCAACACCATCGGCAGCTGGCTAGTGGCTGCGGTCGGCGGAGCGCCCAACCCCTTCGTGGTGGTGGCGGTCGTCTACCTCACGACCTCCATCATGACGGAAATTATTAGCAACAACGCGGTCGCCGCCGTCTTCACCCCCATCGTCCTCGAAATCGGGAAGGCTCTCGAGTGGGAGAATCCTTTGGGCCTGGTGGTGGCGGTCATGTTCGGCGCCAGTGCCAGCTTTTCGACGCCGATTGGCTACCAAACCAACACCTTCGTCTACGGGGCGGGGGGCTATCGCTTCTCGGACTTCTTTCGCGTGGGCATTCCGCTCAATTTGCTCCTGTGGATGACGGCCACCATCGCGATCCCGCTCCTGTGGCCGCTCGGCTGA
- a CDS encoding carbon starvation protein A yields MPILLIALGALVAYLVAYHTYGRWLARKIFRVHPDNEVPSRQLEDGSDFVPTSRSVVFGHHFTSIAGTGPIVGPALAVIWGWLPALLWVLLGSIFIGAVHDFSALMVSLRNRGQTVGDIAGRVLSQRSRVLFLSVLFLALTIVLAIFGLVIASVFRLYPQSIFPCLLQIPIALAIGYFLHRQGAGLLLPSLATLALMYLAVAFGNQGPLGAFNQSLAAWPLVQWVIVLLLYSWIASVLPVWSLLQPRDYINSLQLVSTLGLLFFGLVAAALWGLESDGQTRPLALAAPTIQSQPEGAPSLFPFLFITIACGAISGFHCLVSSGTSSKQLRSEADAQFVGFGSMLTEGFLAVMVILACVAGLGLGAKELVAQPETGKLMASQDLVYGADAYLNRYQSWAQAGGLAEKLGAFVEGSANFLRAFGLPLPFAVALMGVFVASFAATTLDTACRLQRYVVQELAASLGGKADARKTPLDWLTGKHGATIFAITIAAVIATIPMKPGAPAGTGGMILWPLFGATNQLLGGLAFVVVAFWLRRRHLPIAFLQGPMILMLLLPAVALSINLIDFWSAGSWLLVAFGIATLALELWILIEVWIAWPRIRGVLEEPLPPLRPKPKGARSC; encoded by the coding sequence ATGCCAATCCTCCTCATCGCCTTGGGTGCGCTAGTGGCCTACCTCGTGGCCTATCACACCTACGGCCGCTGGCTGGCGCGCAAAATCTTTCGGGTCCATCCCGACAATGAAGTGCCCAGCCGCCAGCTGGAAGACGGCAGCGACTTCGTGCCCACCTCCCGCTCCGTCGTCTTCGGTCACCATTTCACCTCCATCGCGGGCACTGGACCGATTGTGGGCCCGGCCCTCGCTGTCATCTGGGGGTGGCTACCCGCCCTTCTGTGGGTGCTTTTGGGCTCCATTTTCATCGGTGCCGTTCACGACTTCTCGGCCCTCATGGTCTCCTTGCGCAATAGAGGGCAGACCGTCGGCGACATCGCCGGACGCGTCTTGAGCCAGCGCTCCCGGGTGCTCTTTCTCTCGGTCCTCTTCCTCGCACTCACCATCGTGTTGGCCATCTTTGGGCTCGTCATCGCGAGCGTCTTTCGGCTCTACCCGCAGTCGATCTTCCCCTGCCTGCTGCAGATCCCCATCGCACTTGCCATCGGCTACTTTCTCCATCGCCAAGGAGCGGGGCTTCTCCTCCCGAGCTTGGCCACTCTCGCCTTGATGTATCTGGCGGTCGCATTCGGAAACCAAGGTCCGCTCGGGGCCTTCAATCAATCGCTGGCGGCATGGCCCCTCGTCCAGTGGGTCATCGTCTTGTTGCTCTACTCCTGGATCGCCTCGGTCCTACCCGTCTGGTCCCTCTTGCAGCCGCGCGACTACATCAATAGCCTCCAGCTCGTCAGCACCCTGGGACTCCTGTTCTTCGGCCTGGTGGCGGCTGCGCTCTGGGGGCTCGAAAGCGATGGCCAAACTCGCCCTCTCGCCCTGGCCGCCCCCACCATCCAAAGCCAGCCCGAAGGCGCGCCCTCCCTCTTCCCCTTTCTCTTCATCACCATCGCCTGCGGAGCCATTTCCGGATTTCATTGCTTGGTCTCCTCTGGGACCTCCTCCAAACAACTCCGCAGCGAAGCCGACGCGCAATTCGTGGGCTTTGGCTCCATGCTGACCGAAGGGTTCCTGGCGGTCATGGTGATCTTGGCCTGCGTGGCCGGGCTGGGTCTAGGCGCCAAAGAACTGGTGGCCCAGCCCGAAACCGGAAAACTCATGGCCAGCCAGGACCTGGTCTATGGCGCGGACGCCTACCTCAATCGCTACCAGAGCTGGGCCCAAGCCGGAGGGCTGGCCGAAAAACTGGGGGCCTTCGTCGAAGGATCGGCCAATTTTCTGCGAGCCTTCGGGCTTCCCCTCCCCTTCGCCGTGGCCCTCATGGGAGTCTTTGTGGCCTCCTTCGCCGCCACCACCCTCGACACCGCCTGCCGCCTCCAACGCTACGTCGTGCAAGAATTGGCTGCCTCCCTTGGAGGAAAAGCCGACGCCCGGAAGACACCTCTCGACTGGCTAACCGGCAAACACGGCGCGACCATTTTCGCCATCACTATCGCGGCCGTCATCGCCACCATCCCCATGAAACCCGGCGCTCCCGCCGGCACCGGCGGCATGATCCTCTGGCCCCTTTTTGGCGCTACCAATCAACTGCTTGGCGGACTCGCCTTCGTCGTCGTCGCTTTTTGGCTCCGACGACGCCATCTCCCCATCGCCTTCCTCCAAGGCCCCATGATCCTCATGCTGCTCCTTCCCGCAGTCGCCCTCAGCATCAACTTGATCGACTTCTGGTCCGCAGGCAGTTGGCTGCTCGTCGCCTTCGGAATCGCCACCCTCGCCTTGGAGCTATGGATCTTGATCGAAGTCTGGATCGCTTGGCCCCGAATCCGTGGTGTCCTCGAAGAACCGCTGCCCCCCCTTCGACCGAAACCGAAAGGAGCTCGGTCCTGCTAG
- a CDS encoding dihydrofolate reductase: protein MIVSLIAAMDRHGMIGRRVGGLPWDLPKEKEHFRSYTDRKWMLVGRRTYEEMIGWFGERTPVVLTSQANYDLAENVVGTVEEAIEKARLAGAAELVVAGGAATYEMALPLIDRLVLTFVEINSEGDVAFPDWDESAWEEKSREKVVKSDVNGAAFEIVVWERLPSTQ from the coding sequence ATGATTGTCTCTCTCATTGCGGCGATGGATCGCCACGGCATGATCGGTCGACGAGTCGGCGGGCTCCCTTGGGACCTACCGAAAGAAAAGGAGCACTTTCGCAGCTACACCGACCGAAAATGGATGCTGGTCGGCCGACGGACCTATGAGGAAATGATCGGCTGGTTTGGAGAGCGAACGCCGGTCGTGCTGACGAGCCAAGCGAATTATGACCTGGCCGAAAACGTGGTGGGCACCGTCGAAGAGGCCATCGAGAAGGCCCGCCTTGCGGGGGCGGCGGAGTTGGTGGTGGCGGGGGGCGCCGCCACCTATGAAATGGCCCTGCCCCTAATAGACCGCTTGGTCCTAACCTTCGTGGAAATCAATTCAGAAGGCGATGTGGCCTTCCCGGACTGGGACGAATCTGCTTGGGAAGAAAAATCTCGAGAAAAAGTGGTGAAGAGCGACGTGAATGGAGCCGCGTTTGAAATAGTCGTATGGGAACGACTCCCTTCTACGCAATGA
- a CDS encoding cation:proton antiporter family protein has translation MEPLLIAVAFAFGLVAQHFRLPPLVGFLVSGFVLRAFGLEGSAALSTLADLGVTLMLFTIGIKLRLRTLARAEIWAGTTIHASLVVLVFTPLLVLVGGLLVGLEWKTALLLAFALSFSSTVFAVKSLEENGEMGAMHGRVAIGILIMQDILAVLFLTFSTGKIPAWWAILLIAALVLGRQWLGWLVARSGHGELVLLCGLFLALFVGAQGFETVKLKADLGALFVGVLVGYHAKAKEISKSLIGITDLFLIGFFLQIGLTSTLSVNGVLWGLGFLVLLPFKSAAFLVILTRFRLRARTAWLAGLSLSTYSEFGLIVLALAAKLEWISPDWLVAMAVAISLSILVAAPLGRRAEELYDPISHFLKKLETRGRHPDDLPVVFGEARVAIFGMGRVGFAAYKALNATFPGKVIAFDRDPASVDLHQEQGRNVKLADATDSDFWEKAKVRDQLDLVVLAMPKHSANVHAAETLQRHDFQGVVAATGKFDDDVKELKRLGVDTAFNLYGEAGSGFAAHIFNVFNQQRPDLVGRWKRRMEEEDSE, from the coding sequence ATGGAGCCTCTTTTGATTGCGGTGGCGTTTGCCTTTGGCCTGGTGGCTCAGCACTTCCGCTTGCCTCCTCTGGTGGGCTTTTTGGTATCGGGCTTTGTCTTGAGGGCTTTTGGTCTCGAGGGAAGCGCTGCTCTCTCGACGCTGGCCGATCTCGGTGTCACGCTGATGCTCTTCACGATTGGGATCAAATTGCGTCTGCGGACGCTCGCCCGGGCCGAGATCTGGGCCGGCACCACCATCCATGCCTCGCTCGTGGTGTTGGTCTTCACCCCCCTCTTGGTCTTGGTGGGTGGATTGTTGGTGGGATTGGAATGGAAGACCGCTTTGTTGTTGGCTTTCGCGCTCAGTTTTTCGAGCACCGTCTTTGCGGTCAAAAGCCTGGAGGAAAACGGCGAGATGGGGGCGATGCACGGCCGGGTCGCCATCGGCATTCTCATCATGCAGGATATCCTGGCCGTGCTGTTCCTGACCTTTTCCACGGGAAAGATTCCGGCCTGGTGGGCGATTTTGTTGATTGCGGCTCTCGTGCTGGGCCGCCAATGGCTGGGGTGGTTGGTGGCCCGCTCAGGTCATGGGGAGCTGGTCTTGCTCTGCGGGCTCTTTCTTGCGCTCTTTGTCGGGGCCCAGGGCTTTGAGACCGTCAAGCTCAAAGCGGACTTGGGGGCCCTCTTTGTGGGGGTCCTGGTAGGCTACCACGCCAAGGCGAAGGAAATCAGCAAATCGCTTATCGGGATCACCGATCTCTTCTTGATCGGCTTCTTTCTGCAAATTGGCCTCACCAGCACTCTCTCAGTCAATGGAGTCCTGTGGGGGCTTGGGTTTTTGGTCCTCCTACCCTTCAAAAGCGCGGCTTTTTTGGTCATTCTGACCCGATTCCGGCTTCGGGCCCGCACCGCTTGGCTGGCGGGCTTGTCACTCTCCACTTACAGCGAATTTGGGCTGATCGTCCTAGCGCTGGCCGCCAAGCTAGAGTGGATTTCTCCCGACTGGTTGGTGGCCATGGCGGTGGCCATTTCTCTCAGCATTTTGGTGGCAGCTCCCTTGGGACGGCGGGCGGAGGAATTGTATGATCCCATCAGTCATTTCCTGAAAAAGCTGGAGACGCGAGGGCGGCATCCCGATGACCTTCCCGTGGTCTTTGGTGAGGCCCGGGTGGCGATCTTTGGGATGGGTCGAGTGGGCTTCGCCGCTTACAAAGCGCTCAACGCCACGTTTCCTGGCAAGGTGATCGCCTTCGACCGCGATCCGGCCTCCGTCGATCTCCATCAGGAGCAAGGACGCAATGTGAAACTAGCGGACGCCACCGACTCCGACTTCTGGGAAAAAGCCAAAGTGAGAGACCAACTCGATCTCGTGGTTCTGGCCATGCCGAAACACAGTGCCAACGTCCACGCGGCCGAAACTCTCCAGCGACATGACTTCCAAGGGGTGGTCGCGGCCACCGGGAAGTTTGACGATGACGTCAAGGAGCTGAAACGACTCGGCGTGGACACGGCCTTCAATCTCTACGGAGAAGCGGGCTCCGGCTTCGCGGCGCACATTTTCAATGTCTTTAACCAACAACGCCCCGACTTGGTTGGTCGCTGGAAAAGGCGGATGGAAGAAGAGGATTCCGAGTGA
- a CDS encoding sulfatase-like hydrolase/transferase, with protein MRLPPFLLCFLAFPISSLLLPLTALAGPNIVLVMTDDQGWGQTGYNGHPLLKTPHLDEMAAHGLRFDRFYAGAPVCSPTRASVLTGRHSDRTGVPSHGHALRLQEKSLAQALREVGYQTGHFGKWHLNGLRGHGVPLLHDDKHSPGAFGFSEWLSVTNYFDVNPLLSRKGDFVDFQGDSSSVIVREALRFMAAAHEAETPFLAVIWDGSPHTPFFASEEDQQAFANLDEKSRLHYAELVAFDRSIGALRAGLRELGAAQDTLIWYCSDNGGLNGMKPETTGGLRGHKGSLWEGGLRVPGIIEWPAGIRPRVTAFPASTMDIFPTLAELCGLSEDCFVSPVDGKSLVPLFEGEMGPRPEPIAFRFQGQAALIDNDFKLVKAWGRKNASGPRSFELYHVASDPGETQDLSKEKPEYFQSLIDQWLAWEESVKASVAGKDYPEGRVLPLDPSAERRFWHEDERYQKHFEEFKKRPEYQNWFERIGKK; from the coding sequence ATGAGACTCCCTCCATTTCTTCTCTGCTTCCTGGCGTTTCCGATCTCCTCCCTCCTTCTGCCGCTCACGGCTCTGGCCGGACCCAACATCGTTCTCGTCATGACCGACGATCAGGGTTGGGGGCAAACGGGCTACAATGGCCACCCCCTTTTGAAAACGCCCCATCTGGACGAGATGGCGGCCCATGGTTTGCGCTTTGATCGCTTTTATGCCGGGGCCCCCGTCTGCTCCCCGACCCGCGCGAGCGTCCTGACTGGTCGGCATAGCGATCGGACCGGCGTCCCTAGCCATGGCCATGCTCTCCGCTTGCAAGAAAAGTCGCTCGCCCAAGCCCTCCGCGAGGTCGGCTACCAAACGGGCCATTTCGGGAAATGGCACTTGAACGGCCTTCGGGGGCACGGGGTACCCTTGCTCCACGATGACAAACACAGTCCCGGAGCTTTTGGCTTCAGCGAATGGTTATCGGTCACCAATTACTTCGATGTGAATCCGCTTTTGAGTCGGAAAGGGGACTTTGTCGACTTCCAAGGGGACAGCTCATCGGTGATCGTCCGCGAGGCGCTCCGTTTCATGGCCGCCGCCCACGAAGCCGAAACCCCTTTCTTAGCGGTCATTTGGGATGGCTCCCCGCACACTCCTTTTTTTGCGAGCGAAGAGGACCAACAGGCCTTTGCGAACTTGGACGAGAAGAGTCGTCTCCACTATGCCGAATTGGTGGCATTTGATCGCAGCATCGGCGCTCTCCGGGCAGGCCTCCGCGAACTCGGGGCCGCCCAAGACACTCTGATCTGGTATTGCAGTGACAATGGTGGATTGAACGGGATGAAGCCTGAAACCACAGGCGGCCTGCGAGGTCACAAGGGGAGTCTTTGGGAAGGTGGCTTGCGGGTCCCCGGTATCATAGAATGGCCAGCCGGCATTCGTCCTCGTGTCACTGCCTTTCCCGCATCCACTATGGATATCTTCCCCACCCTGGCCGAGCTTTGTGGTCTTTCAGAGGATTGCTTCGTTTCCCCCGTGGATGGCAAGAGTCTGGTGCCTCTCTTCGAGGGTGAGATGGGGCCACGGCCGGAACCGATCGCTTTCCGCTTCCAAGGGCAAGCGGCCCTCATCGACAACGATTTCAAACTAGTGAAAGCGTGGGGTAGAAAGAACGCTTCTGGCCCTCGCTCCTTCGAACTCTACCATGTGGCCTCGGACCCCGGTGAAACGCAGGATCTCTCGAAGGAAAAGCCGGAATATTTCCAATCTCTCATCGACCAATGGCTCGCCTGGGAGGAATCGGTCAAGGCGAGCGTCGCCGGCAAAGACTATCCCGAAGGCCGAGTCCTACCGCTCGATCCTTCCGCTGAAAGGCGTTTCTGGCATGAAGATGAACGCTACCAAAAGCACTTCGAAGAGTTCAAAAAACGACCCGAGTATCAAAACTGGTTTGAGAGGATTGGGAAGAAGTGA
- a CDS encoding arylsulfatase: MSPTPALFLSPFLFFFLGTMTWGTERDLRPNILLIMVDDLGYADFGCYGGEIETPHIDALAEGGLRFTQFYNTAKCHSSRVSLLTGLYCEQAGSSSLSRATTVAEVAAKAGYATSMSGKWHLHKNPLDFGFERYWGHLSGAADFFVGNDSFRFGREVWNEFEGTFYATDAIVDFSFEFLDESIASGKPFLHYIAFNAPHYPLQAKKEDILKYRGRYEAGWEVIRAERFAKQQALGLFPEEMKLPPMPNHVPSWESLSQEQQEFESFRMAVYAAMVDSLDQNLGRLVAYLREQGVYENTLIMLLSDNGACPFDRTKRMEHAAWEGQSHLCYSASWATVGNTPFKHYKQTQHEGGISTPFIAHWPLGIQTPGASETEPSHLIDVMATVLELSGGIYPQDAQVEPLQGKTLVPFFRGQDREPHEELFFQFSSCRALRQGDWKLVSFYGHRWELYDLAEDRVEQVDLAAEQPERVASMAARWHEIASGKGRVSARHREPVNESSWEGSWNGWHRPGTSRQWERP, encoded by the coding sequence GTGAGTCCGACCCCAGCCCTCTTTCTCTCGCCTTTTCTTTTCTTCTTTCTCGGGACCATGACGTGGGGAACCGAGCGCGACCTGCGGCCGAATATTCTCCTCATCATGGTAGATGACCTCGGCTATGCGGATTTTGGTTGCTATGGCGGAGAGATCGAGACGCCTCACATTGATGCCTTGGCCGAAGGCGGCCTTCGTTTCACTCAGTTCTACAACACCGCCAAATGCCATTCCTCACGAGTCAGTTTGCTGACCGGCCTATACTGCGAACAGGCCGGGAGCAGTAGCCTTAGCCGGGCCACGACCGTGGCGGAAGTGGCGGCCAAAGCGGGCTACGCCACCAGCATGTCCGGGAAATGGCATCTTCACAAGAACCCACTCGATTTCGGATTCGAGCGCTATTGGGGCCATCTCTCGGGCGCGGCGGACTTCTTCGTGGGCAATGACAGCTTTCGCTTTGGGCGGGAGGTTTGGAATGAGTTTGAGGGGACCTTCTATGCCACGGATGCCATAGTGGATTTCAGCTTCGAGTTTCTCGACGAGTCAATCGCCTCGGGGAAGCCCTTTTTGCACTACATCGCCTTCAACGCACCCCATTACCCGCTCCAAGCCAAGAAGGAAGACATCCTCAAGTATCGAGGGCGTTATGAGGCTGGATGGGAAGTCATCCGAGCAGAACGCTTCGCCAAGCAGCAAGCTCTGGGTCTCTTTCCAGAAGAGATGAAGTTGCCTCCCATGCCAAATCACGTTCCCTCCTGGGAGAGCCTGAGCCAGGAGCAACAGGAGTTTGAGAGTTTCCGCATGGCTGTCTACGCTGCCATGGTGGATAGTCTGGATCAGAATCTAGGTCGGCTTGTGGCCTATCTGCGGGAACAAGGCGTGTATGAAAATACCCTCATCATGCTTCTTTCTGACAACGGTGCCTGTCCCTTTGATCGGACCAAGCGAATGGAACATGCCGCGTGGGAGGGCCAGTCGCATCTTTGCTACAGCGCAAGCTGGGCCACGGTCGGCAATACCCCTTTCAAGCATTACAAACAGACGCAGCACGAGGGGGGGATTTCCACTCCCTTCATTGCGCATTGGCCGCTCGGGATTCAAACCCCGGGCGCCTCTGAAACGGAGCCCTCTCACCTTATCGATGTCATGGCCACCGTGCTGGAGCTTTCTGGCGGGATCTATCCACAAGACGCTCAGGTAGAGCCTCTTCAAGGAAAGACTCTGGTGCCATTTTTCCGAGGCCAGGATCGGGAGCCGCATGAGGAGCTTTTTTTCCAATTCAGTAGCTGCCGCGCACTGCGGCAGGGCGATTGGAAATTGGTCAGCTTTTATGGGCATCGATGGGAACTGTATGATCTGGCTGAGGATCGCGTTGAGCAAGTCGACCTGGCCGCCGAGCAACCGGAGCGAGTCGCTTCCATGGCCGCCCGATGGCATGAAATAGCCAGTGGCAAGGGGCGGGTCAGTGCCCGGCATCGTGAGCCGGTCAACGAGAGTTCCTGGGAAGGCAGCTGGAATGGTTGGCATCGACCGGGAACCAGTCGGCAATGGGAGCGACCCTGA
- a CDS encoding PQQ-binding-like beta-propeller repeat protein codes for MKTPTPRCPLLFLALLSVWGGFLLSAAADWPQWRGPDQNGHSPDSGLLSEWPEKGPELLWTFENAGEGYSAPVIVGDSLYTLGSRQGQAELLCLDLTTGQEKWSTVIGPDPKSGYKTGWGSGTRGSPTVKGGLAFALSANGMLLCADAETGAKKWSVHLLDDLNGVIPKWGYAESPLVDGNQVVVTPGGAEGAIAAFDKTDGSLLWRSTGLEDGAQYSSLVITEAHNQRQYVQLFMNTLAGVDPSNGDLLWSALWRPGRVAVIPTPIAQEEKVYISAGYGAGCLKLDISGPEPTKLWDNKVMKNHHGGVILHDGYLYGFSDGLGLTCQSWETGEEVWSQEKGGLKKGSLTYADGHFYCLEQAKGMVVLVEATPEAYGEKGRFFLPELSSSRDTHKGQVWSHPVVVDGKLFLRDQELLFCYQVGS; via the coding sequence ATGAAAACCCCTACCCCCCGCTGTCCGCTCCTCTTTCTGGCCCTCCTATCCGTCTGGGGAGGGTTTCTCTTATCTGCTGCAGCCGACTGGCCTCAATGGCGAGGACCGGATCAAAATGGGCACTCCCCCGATAGCGGGCTTTTGTCAGAATGGCCGGAGAAGGGGCCGGAGTTGCTTTGGACCTTCGAGAATGCGGGCGAGGGTTACAGCGCGCCGGTCATCGTGGGCGATTCCCTCTACACTCTGGGCAGTCGCCAGGGGCAGGCTGAACTGCTCTGCTTGGATCTGACCACGGGCCAAGAAAAATGGTCCACCGTCATCGGACCTGATCCCAAATCAGGCTACAAAACCGGATGGGGCAGCGGAACGCGCGGGTCCCCCACCGTGAAAGGGGGTCTCGCCTTCGCGCTCAGCGCTAATGGGATGCTTTTGTGTGCCGATGCCGAGACGGGCGCCAAGAAGTGGAGTGTCCACTTGCTGGACGACCTCAACGGCGTCATCCCGAAGTGGGGGTATGCGGAATCGCCTTTGGTCGATGGCAACCAAGTGGTCGTGACCCCCGGCGGTGCGGAAGGAGCCATCGCCGCTTTCGACAAAACGGATGGCTCTCTTCTCTGGCGCAGCACGGGCTTGGAAGATGGTGCGCAGTATTCCTCACTCGTCATAACCGAGGCCCATAACCAGCGACAGTATGTCCAGCTCTTCATGAACACTCTGGCGGGGGTCGATCCTAGCAATGGGGACCTTCTGTGGAGCGCCTTGTGGCGGCCTGGCCGGGTCGCCGTCATCCCCACCCCCATCGCGCAGGAAGAAAAGGTCTACATCTCCGCCGGCTACGGAGCGGGATGTTTGAAGCTCGATATCTCCGGCCCCGAGCCAACCAAGCTCTGGGACAACAAAGTCATGAAGAACCATCATGGCGGGGTCATTCTCCACGATGGCTATCTCTATGGCTTCTCTGATGGCTTGGGATTGACCTGCCAAAGCTGGGAAACGGGCGAGGAGGTTTGGTCGCAGGAGAAGGGCGGGCTCAAAAAGGGCTCGCTGACCTATGCCGATGGGCATTTCTATTGCCTAGAACAGGCCAAGGGGATGGTCGTGCTCGTGGAAGCCACTCCTGAGGCTTACGGGGAAAAGGGCCGCTTCTTTTTGCCAGAACTCTCCTCCTCCCGCGACACGCACAAAGGGCAGGTCTGGTCCCACCCCGTGGTGGTGGATGGAAAACTCTTCCTCCGCGACCAAGAACTGCTCTTTTGCTATCAGGTCGGAAGCTAA